In Deinococcus aerophilus, one DNA window encodes the following:
- a CDS encoding sugar ABC transporter permease — translation MTTVPTPQQDLPPGGYVHREPSVLRRALPWLVTAALVIALVVLGYYLNLNMQGRPKSFTIYYVERGWVRFLLFLLAASGVLALTSLIGQRIGIARTGRKISYAAVLGDQLTHLFLILVVLVAIYPLLYVLIAAFDPRNSLFAFPDFSNPNILYKTGLLPRLEVLSYENFQKLFEGVTIPLWQLLLAGISGAALTALGILAVVGRMGRESEGLTRTRAWIIRILLAALAVLIVFLGPAQFQGTTNESKFLLSVRNTLLVSGITGILAILLSTTAGYAMARLRFPGRFQTLLFFIFIQMFPVFLALVAVYTLMVLLGLSNTFTGLILAYSGGAIAFNTWIFKGYVESLPESLEEAAMVDGATRWQTFLKVVLPLSGGILVFIFLNQFIGTYAEFILANILLTGVEKWTVGIMLLSFTQGQFSTKWGVFAAAATLGALPIVALFYGFQGYFVGGTVSGGVKE, via the coding sequence ATGACCACCGTTCCCACTCCCCAGCAAGACCTGCCGCCGGGCGGCTACGTTCACAGGGAACCCAGCGTGCTGCGCCGGGCCCTGCCGTGGCTCGTCACCGCCGCGCTGGTTATCGCGCTCGTCGTGCTCGGCTATTACCTGAACCTCAACATGCAGGGCCGCCCCAAGAGCTTCACCATCTACTACGTGGAACGCGGCTGGGTCCGGTTCCTGCTGTTTCTGCTCGCGGCCTCGGGCGTGCTCGCCCTGACCAGCCTGATCGGTCAGCGCATCGGCATCGCCCGCACAGGCCGCAAGATCAGTTACGCCGCCGTGCTGGGCGATCAGCTCACGCACCTGTTCCTGATCCTGGTGGTGCTCGTTGCCATCTATCCGCTGCTGTACGTGCTGATTGCCGCCTTCGATCCGCGCAACAGCCTGTTCGCCTTTCCGGATTTCTCCAATCCCAACATCCTGTACAAGACGGGTCTGCTGCCCCGCCTGGAAGTGCTGAGCTACGAGAACTTCCAGAAGCTGTTCGAGGGCGTGACCATCCCGCTGTGGCAATTGCTGCTGGCCGGCATCTCGGGCGCGGCGCTGACCGCCCTGGGCATCCTGGCGGTGGTGGGCCGCATGGGGCGCGAGAGCGAGGGTCTGACCCGCACCCGTGCCTGGATCATCCGCATCCTGCTGGCCGCGCTGGCCGTGCTGATCGTGTTCCTGGGGCCGGCCCAGTTCCAGGGCACCACCAACGAAAGCAAGTTCCTGCTCTCGGTGCGCAACACGCTGCTCGTCTCGGGCATCACCGGCATCCTGGCCATCCTGCTCTCCACCACTGCCGGGTACGCCATGGCACGGCTGCGCTTTCCGGGCCGCTTCCAGACGCTGCTGTTCTTCATCTTCATTCAGATGTTCCCGGTCTTCCTGGCGCTGGTCGCCGTGTACACCCTGATGGTGCTGCTGGGCCTGAGCAACACCTTTACCGGTCTGATCCTGGCCTACAGCGGCGGGGCCATCGCCTTCAACACCTGGATCTTCAAGGGTTACGTCGAGTCTTTGCCCGAATCGCTGGAGGAAGCCGCGATGGTGGACGGCGCGACCCGCTGGCAGACCTTCCTGAAGGTGGTGTTGCCGCTGTCGGGGGGCATCCTGGTGTTTATCTTCCTGAATCAGTTCATCGGGACCTACGCCGAGTTCATCCTGGCAAACATCCTGCTGACCGGCGTGGAGAAGTGGACCGTGGGCATCATGCTCCTCTCCTTTACGCAGGGCCAGTTCAGCACCAAGTGGGGCGTGTTCGCTGCCGCCGCCACCCTGGGGGCGCTGCCCATCGTGGCATTGTTCTACGGCTTCCAGGGGTACTTCGTGGGCGGGACCGTGTCGGGTGGCGTCAAGGAATAG